A genomic window from Streptomyces sp. WMMC940 includes:
- a CDS encoding MoaD/ThiS family protein, with protein MAIEVRIPTILRTYTDGAKAVEGSGDTLAELFADLETRHPGIQARIVDEANGQQLRRFVNVYLNDEDVRFLDGISTKLSDGDSVTILPAVAGGMA; from the coding sequence ATGGCCATCGAGGTCCGCATCCCGACCATCCTCCGCACCTACACCGACGGCGCCAAGGCCGTCGAGGGCAGCGGGGACACGCTCGCCGAGCTGTTCGCCGACCTCGAGACCCGGCACCCCGGAATCCAGGCCCGGATCGTGGACGAGGCGAACGGCCAGCAACTGCGCCGATTCGTGAACGTCTACCTGAACGACGAGGACGTCCGCTTCCTCGACGGCATCTCCACCAAGCTGTCCGACGGCGACAGCGTGACGATCCTGCCGGCCGTCGCCGGCGGTATGGCCTGA
- a CDS encoding putative leader peptide: protein MVSHDVSEKTPGTPLLVARLHVDLCRLASAICTRCADSRTA from the coding sequence ATGGTTTCCCACGACGTGAGCGAGAAGACGCCGGGCACGCCGCTGCTCGTGGCGCGACTGCACGTCGACCTGTGCCGCCTGGCCAGCGCCATCTGTACGCGCTGCGCGGACAGCCGTACGGCCTGA
- a CDS encoding TetR/AcrR family transcriptional regulator, translating into MRDGRTERGRRTREKIADAMLSLLDDGETQFPADRVAERAGVSRRLVFHHFADMGQLQDTAIARRLEQLAARIGPLPAEGPREVRVAALVEQRARILEWVTPARLTMMRLENPSERVGFATRQVLDFARSRLTEVFAEELDRLPGDRRADLLNGLDAVTTWGAWYHWRSGGLDPDAARRTMGATVHALLAVTDRTPGPDRPGPAGAVTGRAPAPGPAADDGPSPPPAEAPLPPPAP; encoded by the coding sequence GTGCGGGACGGTCGCACCGAGCGCGGCCGCCGGACCCGGGAGAAGATCGCCGACGCGATGCTCTCGCTGCTCGACGACGGGGAGACGCAGTTCCCCGCGGACCGGGTGGCCGAGCGGGCCGGAGTGTCGCGGCGCCTGGTGTTCCACCACTTCGCCGACATGGGTCAGCTCCAGGACACCGCCATCGCCCGGCGGCTCGAGCAGCTGGCCGCGCGGATCGGGCCCCTGCCGGCCGAGGGGCCGAGGGAGGTGAGGGTGGCCGCGCTCGTCGAGCAGCGCGCACGGATCCTGGAGTGGGTCACACCGGCACGGCTGACGATGATGCGGCTGGAGAACCCGTCCGAGCGGGTCGGGTTCGCCACCCGCCAGGTGCTCGACTTCGCCCGCAGCCGGCTGACCGAGGTCTTCGCCGAGGAACTGGACCGACTGCCCGGGGACCGCCGGGCGGACCTGCTCAACGGCCTGGACGCGGTGACCACATGGGGTGCCTGGTACCACTGGCGCAGCGGCGGGCTCGACCCGGACGCCGCCCGCCGCACGATGGGGGCCACGGTGCACGCGCTGCTCGCCGTGACCGACCGCACACCCGGGCCGGACCGGCCCGGCCCGGCGGGCGCCGTGACCGGCCGCGCGCCCGCACCCGGCCCGGCGGCGGACGACGGTCCGTCCCCGCCCCCCGCCGAGGCCCCGCTCCCGCCCCCAGCCCCCTGA
- a CDS encoding APC family permease: MADDVKDTLPPPPSSHSREGPGELKHNAIGFLDALVIGINSTSPAYSLAAVIGSVVALVGVYAPGVVLASFVPMLLIASAFFYLNRVDQDCGTTFSWVTRAMGPWAGWFGGWAIMMTGVLVVGSLADVAVGFGLLTVGLDSWAANDLVRQLLAVLLILVMTAICVIGTEASAHVQNVLILAQVASLLAFAVVAVYRVYAGTSSLGAVEPQITWLDPFAAGGAALTAGLLLGVFMYWGWESAVNLTEEVKNSASAPGRAGIWSTVILLGTYLSVTIAVVAFAGPAYLAENAAEEEFIFASLARQVLGGWDWLVLLAVSTSALASTQTTIIPASRTGLSMARRGALPAALARIHPRFRTPHVSTWAVAAVAIVWYLVVSQISENALLDSLTALSLLIAFYYALTGIACAVYYRRHLTESVRNFLLIGLGPVIGAVLLLWLLVESVIDMSDPANSYSGVSWFGLGPPLVIGIFIVVAGLLIMFARRLTSDRFWHERPSVCDPDLARGTTGIGTGTGKGSGGGSGGGRNGSGGP, from the coding sequence ATGGCCGATGACGTCAAGGACACCTTGCCTCCGCCGCCCAGCTCGCACAGCCGGGAAGGGCCCGGAGAGCTGAAGCACAACGCGATCGGCTTCCTCGACGCGCTCGTCATCGGCATCAACTCGACCTCGCCCGCGTACTCGCTGGCCGCGGTCATCGGCTCGGTGGTGGCGCTCGTCGGCGTCTACGCGCCCGGTGTGGTGCTCGCCTCCTTCGTGCCGATGCTGCTGATCGCATCGGCCTTCTTCTACCTCAACCGGGTCGACCAGGACTGCGGCACGACCTTCTCCTGGGTCACCCGCGCCATGGGTCCCTGGGCCGGCTGGTTCGGCGGCTGGGCGATCATGATGACCGGAGTGCTCGTCGTCGGTTCGCTCGCCGACGTGGCCGTCGGCTTCGGGCTGCTCACCGTGGGACTCGACAGCTGGGCGGCCAACGACCTCGTACGCCAGCTGCTCGCCGTGCTGCTCATCCTCGTCATGACCGCCATCTGCGTCATCGGCACCGAGGCCTCGGCACACGTCCAGAACGTGCTCATCCTCGCCCAGGTGGCGTCGCTCCTCGCGTTCGCCGTCGTGGCCGTCTACCGCGTGTACGCGGGCACCAGCTCGCTCGGCGCCGTCGAACCGCAGATCACCTGGCTGGATCCCTTCGCGGCGGGCGGTGCCGCACTGACCGCCGGTCTGCTGCTCGGCGTCTTCATGTACTGGGGCTGGGAGTCGGCGGTCAACCTCACCGAGGAGGTCAAGAACTCCGCCAGCGCCCCCGGACGGGCCGGCATCTGGTCGACGGTCATCCTGCTGGGCACGTACCTCTCGGTCACCATCGCGGTCGTCGCCTTCGCCGGCCCCGCCTACCTCGCCGAGAACGCCGCCGAGGAGGAGTTCATCTTCGCCTCCCTCGCCCGGCAGGTCCTGGGTGGCTGGGACTGGCTCGTCCTGCTGGCCGTCTCCACGTCCGCGCTCGCCTCGACCCAGACGACGATCATCCCGGCATCCCGGACGGGGCTCTCCATGGCCCGGCGCGGCGCTCTGCCCGCCGCCCTCGCCAGGATCCACCCCCGCTTCCGCACACCCCACGTCAGCACCTGGGCCGTCGCGGCCGTCGCCATCGTCTGGTACCTCGTCGTCAGCCAGATCAGCGAGAACGCCCTGCTCGACTCGCTCACGGCCCTCTCGCTGCTCATCGCGTTCTACTACGCCCTCACCGGCATCGCCTGCGCCGTCTACTACCGCCGCCATCTCACCGAGAGCGTGCGCAACTTCCTGCTCATCGGCCTCGGACCGGTGATCGGTGCCGTGCTACTGCTGTGGCTGCTGGTGGAGTCCGTCATCGACATGTCCGACCCGGCCAACTCCTACAGCGGGGTCTCGTGGTTCGGGCTCGGCCCGCCGCTCGTCATCGGCATCTTCATCGTCGTGGCGGGACTGTTGATCATGTTTGCCCGCCGGCTGACGAGCGACCGCTTCTGGCACGAGCGCCCGAGCGTCTGCGACCCCGACCTCGCACGCGGAACCACCGGCATCGGCACGGGTACCGGAAAGGGCAGCGGCGGCGGCAGCGGCGGCGGGCGGAACGGATCCGGAGGGCCGTGA
- a CDS encoding PLP-dependent cysteine synthase family protein translates to MRYDSPLAAVGNTPLVRLPRLSPSGDVRIWAKLEDRNPTGSVKDRPALHMIEQAEKDGRLTPGCTILEPTSGNTGISLAMAARLKGYRIVCVMPENTSEERRQLLAMWGAEIISSPAAGGSNTAVRVAKELAAQNPSWVMLYQYGNPDNAGAHYATTGPEILADLPSITHFVAGLGTTGTLMGVGRFLREHKPDVKIVAAEPRYDDLVYGLRNLDEGFVPELYDASVLTTRFSVGSADAVARTRELLQQEGIFAGVSTGAALHAAIGAGRKAQKAGESADIVFIVADGGWKYLSTGVYTAPTTQAAVESLQGQLWA, encoded by the coding sequence ATGCGCTACGACTCCCCGCTCGCCGCGGTCGGCAACACCCCGCTCGTCCGGCTGCCCCGGCTGTCCCCGTCCGGGGACGTCCGCATCTGGGCCAAGCTGGAGGACCGCAACCCGACCGGCTCGGTCAAGGACCGCCCCGCGCTCCACATGATCGAACAGGCCGAGAAGGACGGCCGCCTCACGCCCGGCTGCACGATCCTGGAGCCGACCAGCGGGAACACCGGCATCTCGCTGGCGATGGCGGCCAGGCTCAAGGGCTACCGGATCGTCTGCGTCATGCCGGAGAACACGAGCGAGGAGCGCCGGCAGCTCCTCGCGATGTGGGGCGCCGAGATCATCTCGTCGCCCGCGGCGGGCGGCTCCAACACGGCCGTGCGCGTGGCCAAGGAGCTCGCCGCGCAGAATCCGTCGTGGGTGATGCTCTACCAGTACGGCAACCCGGACAACGCGGGTGCCCACTACGCCACCACCGGCCCGGAGATCCTCGCCGACCTCCCGTCCATCACCCACTTCGTCGCGGGCCTCGGCACGACCGGCACCCTCATGGGCGTCGGCCGCTTCCTGCGCGAGCACAAGCCCGATGTGAAGATCGTCGCCGCGGAGCCCCGGTACGACGACCTGGTCTACGGCCTGCGCAACCTCGACGAGGGGTTCGTCCCCGAGCTGTACGACGCGTCCGTCCTCACCACCCGCTTCTCGGTCGGCTCGGCCGACGCCGTCGCCCGCACCCGTGAGCTCCTCCAGCAGGAGGGCATCTTCGCCGGGGTCTCCACCGGGGCGGCGCTGCACGCGGCCATCGGTGCGGGCCGGAAGGCGCAGAAGGCGGGGGAGTCCGCGGATATCGTCTTCATCGTGGCCGACGGCGGCTGGAAGTACCTCTCCACCGGCGTCTACACGGCCCCGACGACCCAGGCGGCGGTGGAAAGCCTCCAGGGCCAGCTCTGGGCCTGA
- a CDS encoding universal stress protein has protein sequence MPVVLGYDESPGSVRALRVAIEVAAAFGEPLVLVFGAAPPGTLGEEYRTHLEAIRQSGRTALAHAVAAADAAGVPTAVEILDQGPAEALLDAADRHDARVIVVGSYGESPLRGALLGSTPHKLLHISRVPVLCVPAAEA, from the coding sequence ATGCCCGTCGTCCTCGGATACGACGAGTCGCCCGGCTCCGTGCGGGCGCTGCGGGTGGCCATCGAGGTGGCCGCCGCCTTCGGCGAGCCGCTCGTCCTGGTCTTCGGCGCGGCGCCCCCGGGCACGCTCGGCGAGGAGTACCGGACCCATCTGGAGGCCATTCGCCAGTCCGGCCGGACCGCCCTCGCCCACGCGGTCGCCGCGGCCGACGCCGCGGGCGTACCCACGGCGGTCGAGATCCTGGACCAGGGACCGGCGGAGGCGCTGCTCGACGCGGCCGACCGCCACGACGCCCGCGTCATCGTCGTCGGCAGCTACGGCGAGAGTCCCCTGCGGGGCGCCCTCCTGGGCTCGACCCCGCACAAGCTGCTCCACATCTCGCGGGTCCCGGTGCTGTGCGTACCGGCCGCGGAGGCCTGA
- a CDS encoding PTS transporter subunit EIIC has translation MTTATVDTAPPAKKWGSGLFQGLQKVGRSLQLPIAVLPAAGILLRLGQPDVFGKDGLGWDKVASVFATAGDAVFANLPLLFCIGVAIGFAKKSDGSTALAALVGFLVYKNVLTAFPVTEAVVNTTANKGVDVAATYNNPGVLGGIVMGLLSAVLWQRFHRTRLVDWLGFFNGRRLVPIIMAFVGVVVGVFFGLVWEPVGNVISDFGEWMTGLGAGGAGLFGLINRALIPIGMHQFVNTVAWFQIGDFTNAAGEVVHGDLHRFFAGDPEAGLFMTGFFPIMMFGLPAAALAIAHSARPERRKAVTGMMLSLALTSFVTGVTEPIEFSFMFIAPLLYAIHAVLTAVSMAVTWAFGVHAGFTFSAGLIDLGLGWNKATNPWLIIPIGLCFAVVYYVVFRFAITRFNLPTPGRESDEELAELEKAEAK, from the coding sequence GTGACCACGGCCACCGTCGACACGGCGCCACCCGCCAAGAAATGGGGCTCCGGCCTGTTCCAGGGCTTGCAGAAGGTGGGCCGCAGCCTGCAGCTGCCCATCGCCGTGCTGCCGGCGGCGGGCATCCTGCTGCGCCTCGGCCAGCCCGACGTGTTCGGCAAGGACGGCCTCGGCTGGGACAAGGTCGCCTCGGTGTTCGCGACCGCCGGCGACGCCGTCTTCGCCAACCTGCCCCTGCTGTTCTGCATAGGCGTGGCGATCGGTTTCGCGAAGAAGTCGGACGGGTCCACCGCGCTCGCGGCCCTCGTCGGCTTCCTCGTCTACAAGAACGTCCTCACCGCGTTCCCGGTGACCGAGGCCGTGGTCAACACCACGGCCAACAAGGGCGTCGACGTCGCCGCGACGTACAACAACCCCGGCGTCCTCGGCGGCATCGTCATGGGTCTGCTGTCCGCGGTCCTGTGGCAGCGCTTCCACCGCACGAGGCTGGTGGACTGGCTCGGGTTCTTCAACGGCCGCCGCCTCGTACCGATCATCATGGCCTTCGTCGGCGTCGTCGTCGGCGTCTTCTTCGGGCTCGTCTGGGAGCCGGTCGGCAACGTCATCTCGGACTTCGGCGAGTGGATGACGGGTCTGGGCGCCGGCGGCGCCGGACTGTTCGGCCTGATCAACCGTGCACTGATCCCGATCGGTATGCACCAGTTCGTGAACACCGTCGCCTGGTTCCAGATCGGCGACTTCACGAACGCCGCCGGCGAGGTCGTCCATGGCGACCTGCACCGCTTCTTCGCCGGCGACCCGGAGGCCGGTCTGTTCATGACGGGCTTCTTCCCGATCATGATGTTCGGTCTCCCGGCCGCCGCCCTGGCCATCGCGCACTCGGCCCGCCCGGAGCGCCGCAAGGCCGTCACCGGCATGATGCTGTCGCTCGCCCTGACGTCGTTCGTCACCGGCGTGACCGAGCCGATCGAGTTCTCGTTCATGTTCATCGCGCCGCTGCTCTACGCGATCCACGCGGTCCTCACCGCCGTCTCGATGGCCGTGACCTGGGCGTTCGGCGTCCATGCCGGCTTCACCTTCTCCGCCGGCCTGATCGACCTCGGGCTGGGCTGGAACAAGGCGACGAACCCATGGCTGATCATCCCGATCGGCCTGTGCTTCGCGGTCGTCTACTACGTGGTCTTCCGCTTCGCGATCACCAGGTTCAACCTCCCGACGCCGGGCCGCGAGTCCGACGAGGAACTGGCCGAACTCGAAAAGGCCGAGGCCAAGTAG
- a CDS encoding type II toxin-antitoxin system PemK/MazF family toxin, which produces MDTSWWLALGAVVAVALLAAVTRVRPGGRAGRPGGRPPGRAPTRPRGRAPGGRPGRPAEGAARPGPERRPQPGEIWWADVPFEDGPGSKDRPCLVLAVHGGAARVAKITSRYHDERPGVIPLPPGTVGDGHGRPSFLETDELREVRVRDFRRRVGVVDPLLWDQLRHL; this is translated from the coding sequence ATGGACACGTCGTGGTGGCTCGCGCTGGGCGCGGTGGTGGCGGTCGCGCTGTTGGCGGCCGTGACGCGGGTGAGGCCGGGCGGCCGGGCGGGGAGGCCCGGCGGAAGACCACCCGGCAGGGCGCCGACGAGGCCGCGGGGGCGTGCCCCTGGCGGACGTCCCGGCAGGCCGGCGGAGGGTGCCGCGCGTCCGGGGCCGGAGCGGCGGCCGCAGCCGGGGGAGATCTGGTGGGCGGACGTCCCGTTCGAGGACGGGCCCGGATCCAAGGACCGGCCCTGCCTGGTCCTCGCCGTGCACGGCGGCGCGGCACGCGTCGCCAAGATCACCAGTCGCTATCACGACGAGCGTCCGGGCGTGATCCCGCTCCCGCCGGGCACGGTCGGCGACGGGCACGGGCGCCCCAGCTTCCTGGAGACGGACGAACTGCGCGAGGTCCGGGTACGGGACTTCCGCCGGCGGGTGGGTGTGGTGGACCCGCTGCTGTGGGACCAGCTGCGCCACCTGTGA
- a CDS encoding MBL fold metallo-hydrolase, with protein sequence MKLTVVGCSGSFPSAESACSSYLVEADGFRLLLDMGNGALGELQRHIGLYDLDAVFLSHLHADHCIDMCAYFVARYYRHDGGRCDAIPVYAPEGAEQRLTTAYADTPSDKSMSEVFDFHTLKPGVFEIGPFSVRTEKVAHPVDTFAIRIEHGGRSLTYSGDTGVCDPLVDLADGTDLFLCEAAFTHGKEDIPDLHLNGREAGAHAARARVGRLVLTHIPPWTDAERNLADAREVFRGPVELAAPGVVYEL encoded by the coding sequence ATGAAGCTCACCGTCGTCGGCTGCTCAGGGTCGTTCCCGTCCGCGGAATCGGCCTGCTCGAGCTACCTCGTAGAGGCCGACGGCTTCCGGCTGCTCCTCGACATGGGCAACGGCGCCCTCGGTGAGCTGCAGCGCCACATCGGTCTCTACGACCTCGACGCCGTCTTCCTGAGCCATCTGCACGCGGACCACTGCATCGACATGTGCGCGTACTTCGTGGCCCGCTACTACCGCCACGACGGCGGCCGCTGCGACGCCATCCCGGTGTACGCGCCGGAGGGCGCGGAGCAGCGGCTCACCACCGCGTACGCCGACACCCCCTCCGACAAGTCGATGAGCGAGGTCTTCGACTTCCACACCCTCAAGCCGGGCGTCTTCGAGATCGGGCCGTTCTCCGTGCGCACCGAGAAGGTCGCGCACCCCGTCGACACCTTCGCCATCCGGATCGAACACGGCGGCCGCTCCCTGACGTACTCCGGCGACACGGGCGTCTGCGACCCCCTGGTCGACCTCGCCGACGGCACGGACCTCTTTCTCTGCGAGGCCGCCTTCACCCACGGCAAGGAGGACATCCCGGACCTCCACCTCAACGGCCGCGAGGCAGGCGCCCACGCCGCCCGCGCGCGGGTCGGGCGCCTCGTGCTCACCCACATCCCGCCGTGGACGGACGCGGAGCGCAACCTCGCGGACGCGCGGGAGGTCTTCCGGGGCCCCGTGGAACTGGCGGCCCCGGGCGTGGTCTACGAGCTGTGA
- a CDS encoding M67 family metallopeptidase has translation MLTITQALYDRIVAHAREDHPDEACGVVAGPAGKGRPERFVPMLNAARSPTFYEFDSSDLLKLYREMDDRDEEPVVIYHSHTATEAYPSRTDISYANEPGAHYVLVSTADTDDAGPFQFRSFRILDGEVTEEEVRVVEEY, from the coding sequence ATGCTGACCATCACCCAGGCCCTCTACGACCGGATCGTCGCCCACGCCCGCGAGGACCACCCCGACGAGGCGTGCGGCGTGGTCGCCGGGCCCGCCGGGAAGGGGCGGCCCGAGCGCTTCGTCCCCATGCTCAACGCCGCCCGTTCGCCCACGTTCTACGAGTTCGACTCGTCGGACCTGCTGAAGCTCTACCGGGAGATGGACGACCGGGACGAGGAGCCGGTGGTCATCTACCACTCCCACACGGCGACCGAGGCGTACCCGTCCCGCACGGACATCTCGTACGCCAACGAGCCCGGCGCCCACTACGTGCTCGTCTCCACGGCGGACACCGACGACGCCGGCCCGTTCCAGTTCCGCTCCTTCCGGATCCTCGACGGCGAGGTCACCGAGGAGGAGGTCCGGGTCGTCGAGGAGTACTGA
- a CDS encoding MMPL family transporter: MLLATGRWCARRPKRTVAAWLLLLIALASAVGTFGRVTSEAVTIPGSDSQAARDAAGAFADAASGRQPVVLYAPADAAPLTSSAQRRAVEEAARAIEGVDHVVAVTTPYEPAGGGLAADGRTGRLTVELDVGGRDITPETTRAVTDAAAPAARAGIEVTPGGDLAAAADKGSTGHSEIIGLAAAFVVLALGFGSLVAAGVPLLTGAVGLAASLCLIGLAGHLMDMPSSGATIAAMIGLGVGIDYTLFCLTRFRELLAAGVGVEDAAARTTAGSGKAVVFAGSAVVAALAGLALGGLPLLHALALAPGIAVLVAMAATLTLLPAVLSLLGPRLTPRARNGRKARRVREERNAREDGAVRTERDAREERPAGRGAGEERTDAPAAGPDGEHPETHAAHSRPAEAHPGAAGAPAGWGRIAAFVASRPWRCLLGALVLTGVLAAPAGQLTFGQLDAGDKAVGTASRTAYDRMAAAYGPGANGPLQVVSSLPSPASGPGDARITAVSAALRATDGVASVGPAQLDASATRVRWQVTPTTAPADPDTVALVHRLRDEILPGATGDTGLVTHVGGATAAQADLNERLTARMPLVVGFVLAVAALLLLVAFRSPVVAVKAALMNLVSVAAAYGVLTAVFQWGWGATLVGLEGPVPIPGYVPLLMFAVLFGLAMDYEVFLLSAVRAAYLRDGDNRGAVISGLSGTGRIITSAALIMVSVFLGYLLSDDPVVKMFGIGLATAVALDATVVRGVLVPSTMVLLGRANWWLPDALDRLLPRLAVEDDGHVETVPPPSAPADGTPRVDARSAS, from the coding sequence ATGCTCCTGGCCACAGGGCGCTGGTGCGCCCGCAGACCGAAACGGACCGTGGCCGCCTGGCTGCTGCTGCTCATCGCCCTGGCGTCCGCCGTCGGCACCTTCGGAAGGGTCACCAGTGAGGCCGTGACCATCCCGGGCAGCGACAGCCAGGCGGCGCGCGACGCGGCCGGGGCCTTCGCCGACGCGGCCTCGGGCCGGCAGCCCGTCGTCCTGTACGCACCGGCCGACGCCGCGCCGCTCACCTCCTCCGCGCAGCGCAGAGCCGTCGAGGAGGCGGCGCGGGCCATCGAGGGCGTCGACCACGTCGTGGCCGTGACCACCCCGTACGAACCGGCCGGCGGCGGTCTCGCCGCCGACGGCCGCACGGGCCGGCTGACGGTCGAACTCGACGTCGGCGGCCGGGACATCACCCCGGAGACCACCCGCGCCGTCACGGACGCCGCCGCGCCCGCGGCCCGTGCGGGGATAGAGGTGACGCCCGGCGGCGACCTCGCAGCCGCGGCGGACAAGGGCTCCACCGGCCACAGCGAGATCATCGGCCTCGCGGCCGCGTTCGTCGTCCTCGCGCTGGGGTTCGGGAGCCTGGTCGCGGCCGGGGTCCCCCTGCTCACGGGAGCGGTCGGGCTGGCCGCGTCCCTCTGTCTGATCGGCCTGGCCGGCCACCTGATGGACATGCCGTCCTCCGGGGCGACCATCGCGGCGATGATCGGCCTCGGAGTCGGCATCGACTACACGCTCTTCTGCCTGACCCGGTTCCGGGAGCTGCTCGCGGCCGGGGTGGGCGTCGAGGACGCGGCGGCGCGCACCACGGCCGGCTCCGGCAAGGCAGTCGTGTTCGCGGGCAGTGCGGTCGTCGCCGCGCTCGCCGGGCTCGCGCTGGGCGGGCTTCCCCTGCTGCACGCGCTGGCGCTCGCGCCGGGCATCGCCGTGCTGGTCGCCATGGCGGCGACGCTCACCCTGCTGCCCGCCGTGCTGTCGCTGCTCGGCCCTCGTCTCACCCCCCGGGCCCGGAACGGACGGAAGGCACGCCGGGTGCGGGAGGAGCGGAACGCGCGGGAGGACGGAGCCGTCCGGACGGAGCGCGACGCTCGGGAGGAGCGTCCAGCGGGCCGCGGGGCCGGCGAGGAACGAACCGACGCCCCCGCGGCCGGGCCCGACGGGGAGCACCCCGAAACCCACGCGGCCCACTCGCGGCCGGCGGAGGCGCACCCCGGCGCCGCGGGCGCTCCGGCCGGCTGGGGCCGGATCGCCGCGTTCGTCGCGTCCCGGCCGTGGCGCTGCCTGCTGGGCGCGTTGGTCCTGACCGGCGTACTCGCCGCCCCGGCAGGCCAGTTGACGTTCGGTCAGCTGGACGCGGGCGACAAGGCCGTCGGCACGGCGAGCCGTACCGCGTACGACCGGATGGCCGCTGCCTACGGTCCGGGCGCCAACGGGCCGCTCCAGGTCGTGTCCTCACTGCCCTCGCCCGCCTCCGGCCCCGGCGACGCCCGGATCACGGCCGTGTCCGCCGCCCTGCGCGCGACCGACGGTGTCGCCTCCGTCGGGCCCGCCCAACTGGACGCGAGCGCCACTCGGGTGCGCTGGCAGGTCACGCCCACCACCGCGCCGGCCGACCCGGACACGGTCGCCCTGGTGCACCGGCTCCGCGACGAGATCCTGCCCGGTGCGACCGGGGACACCGGGCTGGTGACCCATGTGGGCGGGGCCACGGCCGCCCAGGCCGATCTGAACGAACGGCTGACCGCGCGAATGCCGCTGGTCGTCGGCTTCGTGCTCGCCGTCGCCGCGCTGCTCCTGCTCGTGGCCTTCCGCTCCCCGGTGGTCGCGGTGAAGGCCGCGCTGATGAACCTGGTCTCGGTCGCCGCGGCCTACGGCGTGCTCACCGCGGTCTTCCAGTGGGGGTGGGGCGCGACGCTGGTCGGGCTCGAAGGTCCGGTGCCGATCCCGGGGTACGTCCCGCTGCTGATGTTCGCCGTGCTGTTCGGACTGGCGATGGACTACGAGGTCTTCCTGCTGAGTGCCGTGCGCGCCGCCTATCTGCGCGACGGGGACAACCGGGGCGCGGTGATCTCCGGGCTCTCCGGCACGGGCCGGATCATCACCTCCGCGGCGCTGATCATGGTCAGCGTCTTCCTCGGCTATCTGCTGTCCGACGACCCCGTCGTGAAGATGTTCGGCATCGGTCTGGCCACGGCGGTCGCGCTCGACGCCACCGTCGTGCGCGGCGTGCTCGTACCGTCCACGATGGTGCTGCTCGGCCGGGCGAACTGGTGGCTGCCCGACGCCCTGGACCGGCTGCTGCCGCGGCTGGCGGTCGAGGACGACGGTCACGTCGAGACCGTGCCGCCGCCATCCGCCCCCGCCGACGGCACACCCCGCGTGGACGCCCGGAGCGCGTCATGA